From the Populus nigra chromosome 13, ddPopNigr1.1, whole genome shotgun sequence genome, the window GGACACTATGTTAACTATCAAAGTTTGCCGATAATAGCTCAAATATTAGCTATTCACGTTCAAACCTCTGATGAAAGAAGAAATATTCATGATTCTCCTATTAAATCCAGTTTACCTTTTCTAGACTTTGGAGGTTTAGTATCCATATCCATTGCATCACTATCACTGTCTGATACAGGAGCTTGATCATTTTGAGCATTTCCAGAATTTTGCAATAAATCATCCAAATCCCACATCTGAATTAAACTAGTTGAGTCAGGACATTACAATAAAGGCAGCAAGGATGGTACATACAGAAATTGTGCATAGGTGTGCAGATGTGCAATTCCGCATGCATATGTTTACAGACATGTTTGTTTATATTTGTACGCAGAgaaagatagagagagagagagatccacCTTCAACAACTGATCATGTGAAATGCTGCCAAGATACTTTCTGTCATGAGAAAAGGCTGCAGATTCCAAACAAAATCATACTCTCAGAAAGCTTGTTTTGgcaatctaaaaacacaaatccAGCTCTTTAGACAATTAATACTCAAACTGCAGAAGGTGGCACTAGTGACTCTTAAATGAACCTCAAACTTTAGTGAGACCATATGTTCATTAGTTTATCAAGTGCGCCAAACCCCTAACCACCTCAGTTAACCCAAGTGTTGTAAGCAAATCAATTTATGTGGGATCCACTccttttatattagaaaatccTTTATTGAGACCACAAAGCAATAAGCCCTCCACTTTTACACAGTGTGCAACTCTTAAGCCATGAAACATTTCTACCAACGAAGCAAACAGTGTGTGCATAACCAACAATTCACAACAatcacttttctttgtttgatatTAAGCAAACTCTCTCAGTACCTTTTCAAAATCCCGGGGTAGTTAAAGggatttcaaaacaaaattcttgtTGGATTATATGGTACTCTTGAAAGATAACAATTAGGCTTGTTAATTTCACACTTTCAGAAATTTGTTTCATGAGTATAATAATCTACAGCATACGATgtcattaatgaaaataaactttGATTAGCATGAGAGGCAAAGAgaggaattgaaaaaaagtagATCACCATGGATTAGGTTATGTGAAATGGAAACGTAGAAGCTAAGCTGGAAGTTTACTGTTGCATAGCATCAATGCACAgctttttttaacttaaaagagTGGATCCTATATGTAGTGATTTGTCCatttaaaaacacttcaaaTAAGGTGCCCACAAGTCAGCCGCACCTAACAAAAACTCTACATTAACATAGAGACCTGTTCACAATTGAACAGCGATGGAGGTGGAACTAGAGCCAGTGTTGAAAAGTCACCATGGCATGTCAATCGAATTTGCAACTTCCATCAATTACAAagtgaataaaattaatataaagctTCTATATAGGATGAGATATGAACAGTACCAAGACACTCAATAGGGTACTCTGAATGTTCAGCAAGTGGTTGGATGACTCTGTTAGGTAATATGCCTAGCAGACTGCAACAAGtaaggaggaaaagaaaagttaaaaccAAGAAGGGaggaatgaaaaagaaaaagaacggTGATCATGATTCAAAATTTGGATGAGTCCCTTCCTATCATATACAACTCACCTTATGAGCCCATTCTCAGATCCAGTAATGACTCTGTCTTCATCAAGCTGAAACAAGAGATTTAAATGTTCCAATTAAGCAAACTCCTGGATTAAAAAGCCATCTGATgctacaacaataaaaataaaaattcaatcacCTTCAACAAAGTGTCGATAGAGTTTGGGGAAAGAGCAGTAAAGCGGTCactgaaaatcaaaagaaatattcAGGACACTTCACCACGCAAGAGATCAATATTGAGTAAAGGTAAAATTCAATTGAAACTCTCCATTCATGAAAGGATACTTGCACTGAATCCTAAAACTTTCAAGTGTTCATATGTTTTGAAAAGGATACCTGCAATCCTTGAAAAAACCCCATGAATACAATAGCAGTGTTCCATTCTGTGAACCACATATAACTTTCCGACCATTCTGACAACAAAAAGGTACAAAATAGAACAGGAATTTAGCACAAATATATTGTGAGAAATAGCTTCCAAGTATTTCCTTTTGAAACTCATTTATTTGTGAAGTCCTGAAAGTTCATTACGATGCTGAAGAGTAAGATATGGGGTGGGAGATAACAAGAACACAATCTAATTAAGCTTTGTTTCTTAGAATCCCCACCTCCAAGAGACGAGTGCTCCATTGGAATATGGGAGGGGTTTAAGCAGTCCCCCATTCCAATCTCATGCCAAAAATATGCAATACATTAGCCAAATCAATTTGCTAATATGCTCACAGAAAGGCAAGTAGACAACCATATGCAGCCGGAGCcacaaaaacaatctaaataccATGTAATTGTTTACCTTCATAATAACAACAGACAATAGCTCTTCTTCAGAAAATTCAGACTGGGATTGGATCTGACATAAATTTAcaacaaattaatcaaattgcATGGTTCTGCAGAATTTTCCCAaaggtacttttttttttctctgaaagAACCAACTTACTTTATTAGTGCGAAGGTTGCAAACAGAAAGGGTCCCATCTCCACTAAAGAATACATAAGACAGAAATAATAAAGTATCAGCAAAGAAAATGCAAAcaatgtgaaataaaaattgcaaaatCCTGAGATGCTCTAGTCTTGTAATAAGAAACCATATGCCGATGTGAATCAACCAATCTTTTAGATAAAGAACTGGAAGGAAGTGAAAGAGGAACCGGACAATCATAAAGCAAAATTTATTTGACTTACAACCCCCAACAACAATACACGGGTCTTGTAAGAGCCTACTCACATCAATATAGTATATATGAAAAGAATCATAAAGCTCCTCACAGCTCCATATGTTATTCATAACAATGCCTCAATCCTCTCAACCTCCTAATGCAAAATAACAATAATGGAGACACATTTACAGTATTCAAAGAGAgataaaaacaagttataaCAGTCTTAAATACCTTGTTGATAGCAGTTTCATGGAATCAGATGCAAAAGTCATATCCGAAACATAGTCATCATGGACATTAAAAGAATTGCAACAAGAGCGTTGCCTGGTATCCCATACCTGCAAAGAAGAACAAGTGACTTttaagaatcaagtgaaggattTGCAATGTAAGATGTAAAAATGCAGATCATGGAATGAAATGAAGCACATGCTGCGCAAAAGGTTATGCAAAAAATCTGGTCCTATCCAAGCTACTTTCTCATCCAGCAAATACTAAAAGGTTCATTGAAGCAAAAAGTAAAAAGCTACAATTATGTTTggacaaaatcatcaaaatttaaGAGAATAGAATGAATAGGAAACAGGAAACAGCAAATTGAAAGAGGCATGTATTGTGTGGGCATGATCCAAATAGCTACAGAGGCCACAATAGGAAAAAAGCCTAAAATGCAAGAGGAAATAAAGCTTTGTACCTAACCTTTACAAATAGACACAAAAAGACATGAAATATAGTCACCTTAACACATCCTTGATCATCCCCAGTTGCAACAGTTGACTCTGTGAGGTTTATCAAACTAAAGATGGCATCCCTGTGCAAG encodes:
- the LOC133670434 gene encoding WD repeat-containing protein 55-like; the encoded protein is MEIDLGKVPFTMDFHPSDNLVTAGLITGDLHLYRFNADSSPQRLLEIHAHSESCRAARFINDGHAIITGSSDRSILATDLETGSPIARLENAHEDAIFSLINLTESTVATGDDQGCVKVWDTRQRSCCNSFNVHDDYVSDMTFASDSMKLLSTSGDGTLSVCNLRTNKIQSQSEFSEEELLSVVIMKNGRKVICGSQNGTLLLYSWGFFKDCSDRFTALSPNSIDTLLKLDEDRVITGSENGLISLLGILPNRVIQPLAEHSEYPIECLAFSHDRKYLGSISHDQLLKMWDLDDLLQNSGNAQNDQAPVSDSDSDAMDMDTKPPKSRKGAKRKNEHANDATSSFFADL